A genomic window from Oryctolagus cuniculus chromosome 12, mOryCun1.1, whole genome shotgun sequence includes:
- the LOC138844683 gene encoding large ribosomal subunit protein uL23 — protein MAPKAKKEAPAPPKVEAKAKALKAKKAVLKGVHSHKKKKIRTSPTFRRPKTLRLRRQPKYPRKSAPRRNKLDHYAIIKFPLTTESAMKKIEDNNTLVFIVDVKANKHQIKQAVKKLYDIDVAKVNTLIRPDGEKKAYVRLAPDYDALDVANKIGII, from the coding sequence atggcgccgaaggcgaagaaggaagctcctgcccctcctaaagtcgaagccaaagcgaaggccttgaaggccaagaaggcagtgctgaaaggcgtccacagccacaagaagaagaagatccgCACGTCCCCCACCTTCCGGCGCCCCAAGACGCTACGCCTCCGAAGGCAGCCCAAATACCCTCGGAAGAgcgcccccaggagaaacaagcttgaccactatgccatcatcaagttccccctgaccacggagtcggccatgaagaagatagaagacaacaacacactggtgttcattgtggatgtcaaggccaacaagcaccagatcaaacaagctgtgaagaaactctatgacattgatgtggccaaagtcaacaccctgatcagacctgacggagagaagaaggcgtatgtgcggctggctcctgactatgatgctctggacgttgccaacaaaattgggatcatctga